From the Halichoerus grypus chromosome 3, mHalGry1.hap1.1, whole genome shotgun sequence genome, one window contains:
- the LOC118535833 gene encoding L-threonine 3-dehydrogenase, mitochondrial, with translation MPVARLLRQVASQMLGSPACGCWTAAPPLRFLGTSPRQIPADASFHSASFSGTDQPRVLITGGLGQLGVGLANLLRKRFGKDNVILSDIRKPPDHIFHSGPFIYSDILDYKNLREIVVNNRITWLFHYSALLSAVGEANVSLARAVNITGLHNVLDVAAEHNLRLFVPSTIGAFGPTSPRNPTPDFCVQRPRTIYGVSKVHAELMGEYYHYRYGLDFRCLRYPGIISADSQPGGGTTDYAVQIFHDALKNGKFECNLKPSTRLPMMYIDDCLRATLEVMEAPAESLSMRTYNINAMSFTPEDLAQEVLKHVPEFQITYNVDSVRQAIADSWPMNFDDSNARKDWGWKHDFDLPELVTTMLNFHGSDTRVAQAN, from the exons ATGCCGGTCGCTAGGCTGCTACGGCAGGTCGCGAGCCAGATGCTGGGGAGCCCAGCCTGTGGCTGCTGGACAGCTGCCCCGCCGCTCCGGTTTCTGGGCACGTCCCCTCGGCAGATTCCAGCAGACGCCAGCTTccactctgcctctttctctggaACAGACCAGCCACGCGTCCTAATTAcag GGGGTCTTGGCCAGCTTGGAGTGGGGCTTGCTAACCTTTTGAG GAAACGATTTGGGAAGGACAATGTGattttgtctgacataaggaAGCCCCCTGATCACATCTTCCACAGTG GCCCGTTTATTTATTCCGACATTCTGGATTACAAAAATCTTCGGGAGATCGTGGTAAACAACCGCATCACCTGGTTGTTTCATTATAGCGCTTTGCTCAGTGCGGTTGGAGAAGCAAACGTATCCTTGGCCAGAGCCGTAAATATCACCG gaTTGCATAACGTCCTGGATGTCGCAGCAGAGCACAACTTGCGATTGTTTGTGCCTAGCACAATCGGAGCTTTTGGACCTACTTCTCCCCGGAATCCAACTCCCGATTTCTGTGTTCAGAGGCCCAGGACGATCTACGGGGTGTCCAAGGTCCACGCCGAGCTCATGGGAGAA TATTATCATTACCGGTACGGGTTAGATTTCCGGTGCTTGAGATATCCTGGAATCATTTCGGCGGACTCCCAGCCTGGAGGAGGAACAACTG ACTATGCGGTCCAGATCTTCCACGATGCCCTGAAGAATGGCAAATTTGAGTGCAACCTGAAACCCAGCACGAGGCTCCCAATGATGTATATTGATGACTGCCTCAGGGCCACTCTGGAAGTCATGGAGGCCCCGGCAGAGTCCCTCTCCATGAGGACCTACAACATCAATGCCATGAGCTTCACCCCTGAGGACCTGGCCCAGGAGGTTCTCAAGCACGTACCAGAATTCCAGATCACGTACAACGTGGATTCTGTTCGACAGGCCATAG CGGATAGTTGGCCGATGAACTTTGATGACAGCAATGCTCGGAAGGACTGGGGTTGGAAACACGACTTTGATCTTCCAGAGTTGGTGACGACGATGTTGAACTTCCATGGTTCTGATACTAGAGTTGCCCAGGCTAACTGA